The genomic DNA CGAATACGGCGACATGCAGATGATTTGCGAAGCCTACGACCTGATGGGATCGCTCCTTGGTCTCTCCGCCCCGGAAATGGGCAAGGTCTTCGCCAGGTGGAACAAGGGGGCGCTTGACTCCTTCCTCATTCAGATCACGGCCGACATCCTCAAGCAAAAGGACCCGGTGACCGGCAAACCTTTTGTCGACATCGTTCTCGACACCGCGGGGCAGAAGGGCACCGGCAAATGGACCTCGGTCAACGCTCTCGACATGGGAACTCCGGCCCCGACCATCGCGGAGGCCGTCTTCGCCCGATTCGTCTCAGCCGTCAAATCCGAGCGGGTCGCCGCTTCCAAGGTGCTCAAGGGCCCGAAGAAGACCTTCAAGGGCGACCGCAACAAGTTCCTCAAGGCGATCCACGACGCCCTCTACTGTTCCAAGATCTGTTCCTATGCCCAGGGTTTCCAACTCATGCGGTATGCCCAGGAGGAATACCATTGGGAACTCGACTTCGGCCGGATCGCCCAGATCTGGCGTGGCGGCTGCATCATCCGCGCCGCCTTCCTCCAGAAAATCACCGAGGCCTACAAGCGGAAGCCCAAGCTGGCCAACCTCCTGCTCGATCCCTACTTCAACGCCACCGTCCAGAAGGCCCAGAAGAACTGGCGGACCGTGGTCGCCATGGCGGCCGAGAACGGCATTCCCGTGCCAACCTTCAGCTCGGCCCTCGCCTATTACGACAGCTACCGTTCGGAGCGGTTGCCGCAGAACCTGCTCCAGGGGCAGCGCGACTTCTTCGGCGCACACACCTACGAGCGCGTCGACCAGCCCAGGGGCAGGTTCTACCACATCGACTGGCCGGAAAAGAATCGTCCCCAGATGGAGATGTGAGGAAGTGACCCCGGCAAGAGACTGCCGGGGCTACACCACCAATGCAGGACGTCCCCGTTCAGGCGTAGCTGCCGCCCTGGACGATGCCCAGATCCTTCCGTCGTTGTGTCCGCTCCCTGGCGGCAGCCTTCTCGTAGCCGCTCCGGCGGTGGGCGAGGAGGGGATCGGCAGCCAGTCCCTTCTTCTTCCGCCAGAGCTCAATGGCCGGGCGCACGTCGGTCGCGAAGGCATCCTTGAGGAGGTTTTCCGCGCCGATGATATCGCCCCTGTTCTGCAGGACCCTGAGTTTCCGGTGATCGACCAGGGCCGCTTTGGACCACAACTCCTGGGCCGTCATCACGGTCTGGATCATCGCCTCGATTTTCGGCTTCAGATTGTGCGACTGATCGACCATGTAGGCGATATCCGGATACTTTCCGGAATCGGCCGCAAAGGCGTGAATCTCGTGGAAGATGCGGAAGATCTGGTAGGGATCGATTGAACCGAGGGTCAGGTCATCGTCGGC from Opitutaceae bacterium includes the following:
- the gndA gene encoding NADP-dependent phosphogluconate dehydrogenase, whose amino-acid sequence is MPAPKTKSDIGLIGLAVMGQNLALNIADHGFRTSVFNRTTEKTVAFVNENPDTPGGLVGSATLEEFVATLKRPRRIIIMVQAGKATDAVIDGLVPLLDRNDIIIDGGNSKWTDTIRREKELKEKKLRFIGSGVSGGEEGARFGPAVMPGGDPDAYKHLEPIWNAIAAKVDPRTGKELTGAAPGKPIIGGEPCAAYIGPDGAGHYVKMVHNGIEYGDMQMICEAYDLMGSLLGLSAPEMGKVFARWNKGALDSFLIQITADILKQKDPVTGKPFVDIVLDTAGQKGTGKWTSVNALDMGTPAPTIAEAVFARFVSAVKSERVAASKVLKGPKKTFKGDRNKFLKAIHDALYCSKICSYAQGFQLMRYAQEEYHWELDFGRIAQIWRGGCIIRAAFLQKITEAYKRKPKLANLLLDPYFNATVQKAQKNWRTVVAMAAENGIPVPTFSSALAYYDSYRSERLPQNLLQGQRDFFGAHTYERVDQPRGRFYHIDWPEKNRPQMEM